One genomic window of Brachionichthys hirsutus isolate HB-005 chromosome 22, CSIRO-AGI_Bhir_v1, whole genome shotgun sequence includes the following:
- the slco1e1 gene encoding solute carrier organic anion transporter family member 1C1, giving the protein MEDAEEGSRMASQQALCYPEQKTRKCPGISTLKMFIAALSFAYFSKALTGTYMKSSITQIERRFDLSSTHIGLIDGSFEMGNLLFLAAVSHFGAKLHRPRLIAVGCCVMAVGAFLTGLTHFFMGRYKFGTVAQVFQNDSVNIFPCVDPFKAEDGPENQKLPTVEGSTACVKESESNMWIYVFLGNALRGIGETPVTPLGISYIDDFAKAENSPFYIACLQTITLLGPMFGFLLGSYCARLYVDILHVDMESVTITSQDARWVGAWWLGFLVSSALLLVSSIPFWFLPRSLPKIEGLEPRHGNLAGTEDSVSSNHNLKLSGIAKGFLPSLKRLLETPAYFFLLCGSILKFNSLIGLFTFKAKYMEQQFGQSASRANFLIGVLNLPAVAVGLFLGGLLMKRYKLSVVSGAQLCFATSFMSYLLLLLQFGTKCDNIPVAGLTISYNGTPSVSYNEDTLVSECNRGCSCSAEEWDPVCSSGGITYASPCMAGCFGSSGHGKNTVFFNCSCVSPSVPAGGGLSVRLGQCPHGQDCSRSFTSYMAVSVLSSFISALGTTPGYMVIIRCISPDLKSLAVGMHALVTRTLGGIPAPVYFGALIDSTCLKWSIKKCGGRGACRIYDSAMYRVIFLGLITCLSGSSYFFMIAVILLLRRQFQKPQRQMEMEKMKTPKIERQATSNPLENLSSTPPQPPKLKPCAPKGCGRAATECEEGEEAGGAQGLPQDIATHNPQERQQLESRTEITVEFSPLSREEGQRGLDGQKTETEEVEAEKEECSEESSAQVGGEKLDNQADDKRMDWRKKEMGDAPQAD; this is encoded by the exons ATGGAGGATGCAGAAGAGGGATCAAGGATGGCCAGTCAGCAGGCTCTGTGTTACCCGGAACAGAAGACCAGGAAATGTCCCGGCATCTCCACTCTCAAA atgtttATTGCGGCGCTGTCCTTCGCCTATTTTTCCAAGGCCCTGACAGGAACCTACATGAAGAGCTCCATCACTCAGATTGAGCGGCGCTTTGATCTCTCCAGCACACACATCGGACTCATAGACGGCAGCTTTGAAATGG GCAACTTGCTGTTTCTTGCTGCGGTCAGCCATTTTGGGGCCAAACTGCATCGGCCCAGACTCATAGCTGTTGGCTGTTGCGTCATGGCTGTAGGGGCCTTTCTCACTGGCCTGACGCACTTCTTCATGGGACG CTACAAGTTTGGCACAGTCGCTCAGGTATTCCAGAACGACAGTGTGAATATTTTTCCCTGTGTGGATCCTTTTAAAGCAGAGGATGGCCCGGAAAATCAGAAGCTGCCCACTGTGGAAGGAAGCACGG CCTGTGTGAAAGAGTCCGAGTCCAACATGTGGATCTATGTGTTTCTCGGAAACGCTCTGCGGGGGATTGGAGAGACCCCAGTCACGCCTCTGGGCATCTCGTACATCGATGACTTCGCCAAGGCAGAAAACTCTCCCTTCTACATCG CTTGTCTGCAGACCATCACGCTCCTGGGCCCCATGTTTGGCTTCCTACTTGGATCCTATTGTGCCAGGCTATACGTCGACATTTTACATGTTGACATGG AAAGCGTGACCATCACCTCTCAAGATGCCCGCTGGGTGGGCGCCTGGTGGTTGGGCTTCCTGGTGTCTTCTGCCCTCCTGCTGGTCTCCAGCATTCCCTTCTGGTTCCTGCCCCGCTCCTTGCCAAAGATCGAGGGATTGGAGCCCAGGCATGGCAACCTGGCTGGGACGGAGGATTCCGTCAGCAGCAATCACAATCTCAAGCTGAGTGGCATCGCTAAAG GGTTTCTTCCCTCACTGAAGCGTCTGTTGGAAACTCCTGCctacttcttcctcctctgtgggAGCATTCTAAAGTTCAACTCACTCATCGGGCTTTTCACCTTCAAGGCCAAATACATGGAGCAACAGTTCGGACAGTCTGCATCCCGAGCCAACTTCCTCATAG GCGTGTTGAACTTGCCAGCAGTGGCTGTGGGGCTCTTCCTCGGGgggctgctgatgaagaggtATAAATTAAGTGTGGTGTCGGGGGCGCAGCTGTGCTTTGCCACATCCTTCATGTcgtacctcctcctcctgctgcagtttGGCACCAAGTGTGACAACATTCCCGTGGCTGGGCTAACCATCTCCTATAATGG gacgCCGAGCGTGTCGTACAACGAGGACACGCTCGTCTCAGAGTGTAACCGAGGCTGCTCGTGTTCGGCAGAGGAGTGGGACCCTGTGTGCTCGAGCGGCGGCATCACCTACGCCTCTCCTTGCATGGCCGGCTGCTTCGGCTCCAGTGGCCACGGAAAGAACACG GTCTTCTTCAACTGCAGCTGTGTGTCCCCGTCCGTCCCGGCAGGCGGCGGCCTGTCCGTGAGGCTGGGCCAGTGTCCTCACGGCCAGGACTGCAGCCGGAGCTTCACCTCTTACATGGCTGTCTCTGTCCTCAGCTCCTTCATCAGTGCTCTGGGAACCACGCCCGGCTACATGGTCATCATCCG ATGCATCTCACCAGATCTCAAGTCCCTCGCGGTGGGAATGCACGCCTTGGTGACGAGGACACTCG GAGGGATTCCTGCACCTGTGTACTTTGGAGCTTTGATTGATTCAACTTGCCTGAAGTGGTCGATCAAGAAGTGTGGCGGCAGGGGGGCGTGCCGCATCTATGACTCCGCCATGTACAG GGTCATCTTCCTCGGTCTGATCACATGTCTCAGCGGTTCCTCCTATTTCTTCATGATTGcagtcatcctcctcctcagacggCAGTTTCAGAAACCACAGCGACaaatggagatggagaagatgaaAACTCCAAAGATTGAACGTCAGGCCACATCAAATCCCCTTGAGAACCTCTCTAGCACCCCCCCTCAACCTCCCAAACTCAAGCCATGCGCCCCAAAAGGTTGTGGGAGGGCCGCAACAGAAtgcgaggagggagaggaggctgGTGGCGCGCAGGGGCTCCCCCAAGACATCGCCACACATAACCCAcaggagaggcagcagctggaatCCCGCACAGAGATCACTGTTGAGTTTTCTCCTCTATCGAGAGAGGAGGGGCAGAGGGGGCTGGATGGACAGAAGACAGAGACGGAGGAGGTGgaagcagagaaagaggagTGCTCTGAGGAATCCAGCGCacaggtgggaggagagaaGCTGGATAATCAGGCAGATGATAAAAGAATGGATTGGAGAAAGAAGGAGATGGGCGATGCACCGCAGGCCGACTGA
- the LOC137910993 gene encoding islet amyloid polypeptide, protein MNHLRLPVLLLLLLGLLRCVTTAPTYRYFSPSSSSEQESDLPDSEGWLAPGLIFNPFLSLVATRPQRGLTAMNGHHIEKRKCNTATCVTQRLADFLVRSSNTLGTVYAPTNVGSSTYGKRDRLQPPSYLPL, encoded by the exons ATGAATCACCTGCGGTTgcctgtgctcctcctcctgttgctCGGGTTGCTGCGCTGCGTCACCACCGCCCCGACATACAG GTACTTCAGCCCAAGTTCATCCAGCGAGCAGGAAAGTGATCTCCCTGACAGTGAAGGCTGGTTAGCTCCCGGTTTAATCTTCAATCCATTCCTCAGCCTCGTTGCCACGCGGCCTCAGAGAGGGCTAACTGCAATGAACGG TCACCATATAGAGAAGAGAAAGTGCAACACAGCAACCTGCGTCACTCAGAGGCTAGCAGACTTCCTGGTGCGCTCCAGTAACACTCTAGGAACTGTCTATGCACCCACCAACGTGGGATCTTCCACCTACGGCAAGAGGGACCGACTGCAGCCGCCCAGCTACCTGCCTCTCTAG